A region of Heteronotia binoei isolate CCM8104 ecotype False Entrance Well chromosome 2, APGP_CSIRO_Hbin_v1, whole genome shotgun sequence DNA encodes the following proteins:
- the LOC132567784 gene encoding zinc finger protein 665-like — protein MEEKDPEGLGTGKISKKDPHSLQAGSGAEFWGRAVPEILVQDPVTPDMWGGSVKAEAEFSEAERAPSEEGQRAQAQECAQDGKWQRRDVIKPYSLQRSGNALSTSGSAGDDQRNGEDEELHHLSSDEIKNEDVRRNVRTQSMSQRQEFRQRHHRTQTVEKPIECSQCGKRFSHSSNLLKHQRTHTGEKPYECSECGKRFSQNSNLQSHLRTHTGEKPFECSECGKTFSYNSNLQSHLRAHTGEKPFECSECGKRFSHNSSLQSHLRTHTGEKPFECSECGKGFCYSGHFQLHLRTHTGEKPFECLECGKRFSHNSSLQSHLRTHNGEKPFKCSECGKRFSQSSNLQSHHRTHTGEKPFECTECAKRFSRSGNLRSHQKTHTGEKPFKCSECGKKFTDSSTLQQHLRTHKREKPFECSQCGKRFSHSCYLQLHKRSHTGEKPFECSECGKRFSQNSNLQSHLRTHTGEKPFECSECGKTFSYNSHLQKHQRNHKGEKPFECSECGKRFSHNTNLQSHLRAHTGEKPFECSECGKRFSQNSSLQSHLRTHTGEKPFECTECGKRFSWSNNLRSHQKTHTGEKPFECSECGKRFSDTSKLLSHLRTHTGEKPYVCSECGKRFKHSSSLQKHHRTHTGEKSFECPECGKRFSQNSSLQSHLRTHTGEKPFECSECGKRFRYSGHFQFHLRTHTGEKPFECSECGKRFSHNSSLQSHQKTHTGEKPFKCSECGKKFTDSSTLQNHLRTHTGEKPFECSECGKRFSQSSNLLSHLRTHTGEKPYECSDCGKRFSHSGSLKYHQRTHTGQKPFECPECWKRFIQSGDFQSHLRTHTGEKPFECSECGKRFSRSDNLRSHLRAHTGEKPFECSECGKRFSDTSNLLSHLRTHTGEKPYECSECGKRFKHSSSLRKHQRTHTGEKPFECPECGKKFSQRSSLHLHKRSHTGESLLNVQNVGRDSVAVVIFKSIKEST, from the exons atggaagagaaggacccCGAAGGCCTTGGAACTGGGAAGATATCAAAGAAAGATCCCCATTCCCTCCAAGCAGGGAGTGGTGCTGAATTTTGGGGaagagctgtgccagagatcTTGGTTCAGGACCCTGTGACCCCAGAT atgtggggaggaTCCGTGAAGGCAGAAGCAGAGTTCTCTGAGGCAGAGCGAGCTCCGTCAGAGGAAGgtcagagggcgcaggcccaggagtgTGCCCAAGATGGTAAGTG GCAGCGAAGAGATGTTATCAAGCCGTATTCTTTGCAGAGAAGTGGAAATGCTCTCTCAACCTCTGGTTCAG CAGGAGATGATCAGAGGAATGGGGAGGATGAGGAACTGCATCATCTGTCATCCGATGAAATCAAGAATGAAGATGTGAGAAGAAATGTCAGGACTCAAAGCATGTCTCAGAGGCAGGAATTCAGGCAAAGG CATCATAGAACCCAAACAGTGGAGAAGCCtattgaatgctcacagtgtgggaagagattcagtcacagtagcaatCTTCTAAAACaccaaagaacacacacaggggagaagccttatgaatgctcagagtgtgggaagagattcagtcagaacagcaatcttcaaagtcatctaagaactcacacaggagagaaaccttttgaatgctcagagtgtgggaagacatTCAGCTACAAtagcaatcttcaaagtcatctaagagcccacacaggagagaaaccttttgaatgctcagagtgtgggaagagattcagtcataacaGTAGTCTTCAAAGTCACctaagaacccacactggggaaaagccttttgaatgctcagagtgtgggaagggaTTCTGCTACAGTGGCCATTTTCAActtcatctaagaacccacacaggagagaaaccttttgaatgcttagagtgtgggaagagattcagtcataacaGTAGTCTTCAAAGTCACCTAAGAACCCACAATGGGGaaaagccttttaaatgctcagagtgtgggaagagattcagtcagagtagcaatcttcaaagtcatcacagaacccacacaggggaaaagccttttgaatgcacagagtgtgcgaagagattcagtcggagtggcaatcttcgaagtcatcaaaaaacccacacaggggagaagccttttaaatgctcagagtgtgggaagaaattcactgacagtagcactcttcaacaacatctaagaacccacaaaagggagaagccttttgaatgctcacagtgtgggaagagattcagccacAGTTGCTATCTTCAACTGCATAAAAgatcccacacaggggagaagccttttgaatgctcagagtgtgggaagagattcagtcagaacagcaatcttcaaagtcatctaagaactcacacaggagagaaaccttttgaatgctcagagtgtgggaagacatTCAGCTACAAtagccatcttcaaaagcatcagagaaaccacaaaggagagaaaccttttgaatgctcagagtgtgggaagagattcagtcataataccaatcttcaaagtcatctaagagcccacacaggagagaaaccttttgaatgctcagagtgtgggaagagattcagtcagaacagtagtcttcaaagtcatctaagaacccacacaggggaaaaaccttttgaatgcacggagtgtgggaagagattcagttggagtaacAATCTTCGAAgtcatcaaaaaacccacacaggggagaagccttttgaatgctcagagtgtggcaaGAGATTTAGTGACACTAGCAAACTTCtcagtcatctaagaacccacacaggggagaagccttatgtatgctcagagtgtgggaagagattcaaacACAgcagcagtcttcaaaagcatcatagaacccacacaggggagaagtcttttgaatgcccagagtgtgggaagagattcagtcagaacagTAGTCTTCAAAGTCACctaagaacccacactggggaaaagccttttgaatgctcagagtgtgggaagagattccgctacagtggccattttcaatttcatctacgaacccacacaggggagaagccttttgaatgctcagagtgtgggaagagattcagtcataatagcagtcttcaaagtcatcaaaaaacccacacaggggagaagccttttaaatgctcagagtgtgggaagaaattcactgacagtagcactcttcaaaatcatctaagaacccacacaggggagaagccttttgaatgctctgagtgtgggaaaagattcagtcagagtagcaatcttcTAAGTCATctaaggacccacacaggggagaagccttatgaatgctcagactgtgggaagagattcagtcacagtggcagtctcaagtatcatcaaagaacccacacggggcagaagccttttgaatgcccagagtgttggaagagattcattcagagtggTGATTTTCAAAGTCAtctacgaacccacacaggggaaaagccttttgaatgctcggagtgtgggaagagattcagtcggagtgacaaCCTTCGAAGTCATCTAAgagcccacacaggagagaaaccttttgaatgctcagagtgtgggaagagatttagtgaCACTAGCAATCTTCtaagtcatctaagaacccacacaggggagaagccttatgaatgctcagagtgtgggaagagattcaaacACAGCAGCAGTCTTcgaaagcatcaaagaacccacacaggggagaagccttttgaatgcccagagtgtgggaagaaatttagTCAGAGGAGCAGTCTTCATCTGCATAAAAgatcccacacaggggagagccttttgaatgttcagaatgtgggaagagattcagttgcagtagtaatcttcaaaagcatcaaggAGTCCACCTAG